Proteins from a single region of Streptomyces spectabilis:
- the trxA gene encoding thioredoxin, whose protein sequence is MANLKNVTDASFDEDVLKSDKPVLVDFWAAWCGPCRQIAPSLEAIAQEHGDKIEIVKLNIDENPGTAAKYGVMSIPTLNVYQNGEVAKTIVGAKPKAAIERDLADFIAE, encoded by the coding sequence GTGGCCAACCTGAAGAACGTGACCGACGCTTCCTTCGACGAGGACGTCCTCAAGAGCGACAAGCCCGTACTCGTGGACTTCTGGGCCGCCTGGTGCGGTCCGTGCCGCCAGATCGCGCCGTCGCTCGAGGCGATCGCGCAGGAGCACGGCGACAAGATCGAGATCGTCAAGCTCAACATCGACGAGAACCCGGGCACGGCCGCCAAGTACGGCGTCATGTCGATCCCGACGCTGAACGTATACCAGAACGGTGAGGTCGCCAAGACCATCGTCGGCGCCAAGCCGAAGGCGGCCATCGAGCGCGACCTGGCCGACTTCATCGCCGAGTAA